GGGGTACGTGCCGGGTGAGGGCGGCGCCATCCTCATCGTCGAGTCCGCCGGTTCGGCGCGGGCCCGGGGCGCCGGGCCCGGATACGGCCGGATCGCCGGGTACGCGGCCACGTTCGACCCGCCGCCGGGCTCGGGCCGGCCGCCGACGCTGGCCCGCGCGATCCGGACCGCGCTCGCGGAGGCCGCGCTGGACGCCGCCGACGTGGACGTCGTCTTCGCGGACGCGGCCGGCGTGCCCGCCCTGGACGAGGCGGAGGCCCGCGCGCTCGCCGAGGTCTTCGGGCCGCGCGGCGTGCCGGTCACCGCGCCCAAGTCCATGACCGGCCGGCTCTACGCGGGCGGGGCCGCGCTGGACGTCGCCACCGCGCTGCTGGCGATGCGGGACTCGGTCATCCCCCCGACGGCCGGTGTCACCGACGTCCCGGACGGCTACGCGCTCGACCTCGTCCGCGGTGATCCCGTGCCGGCCGCGCTGCGCGGCGTCCTGGTCCTGGCCCGTGGCTACGGCGGTTTCAACGCGGCCCTCGTGCTGCGCGGCACGGACGACGCCCCGACCGGCGACCCCACGACGAGCGACCACACGACGAGCGACCACACGACCAGCGAAACGACGAGCGACCACACGACTCAAGGGAGCCAGCCATGACCCAACGCAATCTCGACGACCTGCGGACGCTGATGCGCGCGTGCGTCGGTGAAGGAGACGGGATCGACCTGGACGGCGACATCCTGGACCTCGCCTTCTCCGACATGCAGTACGACTCGCTGGCGGTGCTGGAGCTCGCGGCCCGCATCGAGACGACGTGGGGCGTGCCCATCCCCGAGGAGGAGGCCGCGACGCTGGGGACCCCCGGCGCGTTCCTCGACTACGTGAACCGGCACGCGGCGCGGACGGGGGCCGGGCGATGACCGCGGACCGGACGGCCGGCGACTGGCGGACCGACAACGCGACCGTGATCGACGCGCCGATGGAGCTGGTCTGGAACATGACCAACGACGTCGCCTCCTGGCCGGAGCTGTTCGACGAGTACGCCGCCACCGAGATCCTGCACCGGGACGGCGACACCGTCCGGTTCCGGCTCACCATGCACCCGGACGAGAACGGCAACGCCTGGTCGTGGGTCTCGGAGCGCACCGCGGACGAGGCCGCCCGGACGGTCCGGGCGCACCGCGTCGAGACCGGCTGGTTCGAGTACATGAACCTGCTCTGGGAGTACCGCGAGGTGCCCGGCGGCGTGGAGCTGCGCTGGCGGCAGGACTTCCGGATGAAGCCGGACTCGCCGGTCGGCCTCGGCGCGATGACCGAGCGGATCAACGGCAACTCCCCGGTGCAGCTCAAGCTGATCAAGGACAGGGTGGAGCGGGCGGCGCGAGCGGGCGCCGCGTGATCGAGCCGCTGCTCCCGGCCGCGTTCCTGGCCAACGGGCTGTGCGCGGGGGTCCTGGTGGGCAGCATGCTCGGCGTCGTCCCCTACTACCGGACCCTGTCCGAGGGCGACTACATCCGGGCGCACGCCTTCTCGGTCGGCCGGTACGACCCGTTCCAGCCGATCTGCCTGCTGATCACGGTGGCGGCGGACGTGGCGGCGGCGGTCGCGGCGGACGGGGCCGCGCGGCTGCTGTGCGCGTCCGCCGCGGCCCTCGCCGCCGCCGTGATCGCGGTGACGCTGACCCGCAACCTGCCGATGAACCGCCGCATCCGGCGCGTCGACCCGGACGCGCCGGCGGGCTTCCGGGCGGGACCGTTCCTGCGGCGCTGGGCCGCCTGGCACGCCCTGCGCACGGCGCTCGCCGTGCTCGCGCTGCTGGTCAACGCCGCGGCCGTCGGCGTCCTGCTGTGAGCCGGGCACCCGGCACCGAAGGGAGGAGAAACACCGTGAGCGAGAGACCAGCCGATCCGGCCGGTGCCGCCGGGCCGCCCGCGGCGAGCCTGCGCCTGCAGTCCCTGCTGGACGGGATGCGCGTCGCGAAGGTCGTCGAGGTGCTGGCCGAACTCCAGGTGGCCGACGTCCTCGCGGGCGGCGCCCTGCCGGTCGCGGACATCGCGGCGGAGGTCGGGGCCGACCCGGACGCCCTGTACCGGGTGCTGCGCTGCGCCGCGTCCCACGGGGTGTTCACCGAGGAGGACGAACGGCGGTTCGGGCTCACCCCGATGGCCGAGCTGCTGCGCACCGAGACCAAGGACAGCCACCGGGACCTTTTCCGGCTGGTGGCCGGTGACCTGTGGTGGCGCCCCTACGGGGACCTGCTGGAGACCGTCCGCACCGGGCGGCCCGCGGCCGAGCGGGTGTTCGGCGTGCCGTTCTACGACCATCTGCGCGCCGATCCGGACGCCGCGGCCCTGTTCGACCGCGCGATGACCGAGGTCAGCAAGGGGCAGGCGCAGGCCATCCTGTCGCGCCGTTCCTTCACCCGGTACCGGCGGATCGCCGACATCGGCGGCGGCCACGGCTACTTCCTCGCGCAGGTGCTGAAGAGCAGCCCCGCCGGGGAGGGCGTCCTGCTGGACCTCCCGGACGTCGTCGCCGGGGCTCCGGCCGTCCTGGACAAGCACGGCGTGGCCGGCCGCGTCACGGTCGTCCCCGGCAGTTTCTTCGACGAGCTCCCGACGGGCTGCGACGCGTACCTGCTCAAGGCCGTCCTCATCAACTGGCCCGACGACCGGGCCGTACGCATCCTGCGCCGGGTGCGGGAGGCCATCGGGAACGATCCGCACGCCCGCCTGCTGGTCGTCGAGCCGGTCGTGCCGCCGGGCGACGTGCCCGACTACAGCAAGGCCACCGACATCGACATGCTCGCCGTCATCGGCGGCAGGCAGCGGAGCACCGCCGAGTGGCGGCGGCTGCTGGCCGCCGGCGGCTTCGACCTCATCGGCGAACCGGTACCCGGCCGGCGCGAAGTGCTGGAGTGCCGCCCCCTCGGCGAGTCCGGATCGCCCGGGGACCTCGAACCCAAGGAGTACTCATGACGGACATCTCGTTCACCGGCAAGAACGCGCTGATCACCGGCGGCACCCGCGGCATCGGGCGGGCGGTGGCGCTGGCGCTGGCCGGCGCCGGCGCCGACGTGGCG
The nucleotide sequence above comes from Actinomadura algeriensis. Encoded proteins:
- a CDS encoding acyl carrier protein; the encoded protein is MTQRNLDDLRTLMRACVGEGDGIDLDGDILDLAFSDMQYDSLAVLELAARIETTWGVPIPEEEAATLGTPGAFLDYVNRHAARTGAGR
- a CDS encoding SRPBCC family protein, translated to MTADRTAGDWRTDNATVIDAPMELVWNMTNDVASWPELFDEYAATEILHRDGDTVRFRLTMHPDENGNAWSWVSERTADEAARTVRAHRVETGWFEYMNLLWEYREVPGGVELRWRQDFRMKPDSPVGLGAMTERINGNSPVQLKLIKDRVERAARAGAA
- a CDS encoding DUF1772 domain-containing protein codes for the protein MIEPLLPAAFLANGLCAGVLVGSMLGVVPYYRTLSEGDYIRAHAFSVGRYDPFQPICLLITVAADVAAAVAADGAARLLCASAAALAAAVIAVTLTRNLPMNRRIRRVDPDAPAGFRAGPFLRRWAAWHALRTALAVLALLVNAAAVGVLL
- a CDS encoding methyltransferase, encoding MSERPADPAGAAGPPAASLRLQSLLDGMRVAKVVEVLAELQVADVLAGGALPVADIAAEVGADPDALYRVLRCAASHGVFTEEDERRFGLTPMAELLRTETKDSHRDLFRLVAGDLWWRPYGDLLETVRTGRPAAERVFGVPFYDHLRADPDAAALFDRAMTEVSKGQAQAILSRRSFTRYRRIADIGGGHGYFLAQVLKSSPAGEGVLLDLPDVVAGAPAVLDKHGVAGRVTVVPGSFFDELPTGCDAYLLKAVLINWPDDRAVRILRRVREAIGNDPHARLLVVEPVVPPGDVPDYSKATDIDMLAVIGGRQRSTAEWRRLLAAGGFDLIGEPVPGRREVLECRPLGESGSPGDLEPKEYS